The following coding sequences lie in one Tichowtungia aerotolerans genomic window:
- a CDS encoding sulfatase family protein, producing the protein MKLIVEILVLLLCMSALGANYVYQGNGSDPDNWFDDANWSEAGGVTNWPAAGDNALFTSELGMTVSQAVPSFNQLQPGRGATNTVTVAAGGVMTNLNQTVVGILDNGEGHLIVDGGTLVTKALRLNVFDANTSVLSPETSFELKAGAVHVNASFGGVNAGDVDFGLNESATMKISGGALTVDNNLDFTAGLLEITGTAGSVNIGNSLNLGTGAGSKTELAFVLGVTGGVTTVFAGSFALQGVSTIKVDGRFAVGQGAQNLILIDLQSDTFEAAEFAVLSNNFSMAGMTGGELSLSADGSQLLFSGAPSEQRPNIIIIYTDDHGFTDLGAHGIDDNVQTPVLDSLVTGGALMANGYSTAPQCVPSRAGLMSGRIQNTFGTRQNGDIWGPHPVPLDVPTIAERLVELGTYRTGMVGKWHLEPPPDTVAGVDYPGVKDDYWPENRGFQGYFRNPVSPYTANFDLSGNTLDPAQSIADARNRVIVQGEAAETFIERNQSEPFFLYLALFGPHLPRMSKTDSYYLNFPELDYPHYSAEMDDIRRLGLGLVWAIDDAVGGVMQKLRDLELEENTLIFFAGDNGAQPKFWDGVPGSTTLGMWTGNENIPLRGEKGSLWEGGVKVPMFAYWKNHIPGGQVIGEPVWTLDFTATVLKLAGGSVPAEFDGVDILPRLTGETNTIVRTKELFWDWGQEIALRDGDWKIHRIGGRKALFNLTDDPYELFDLQYDEPEKFAEMEVKLMARYHALPADGQSPLSDDTPDWYELGAPTNYTADPRFLVPYTSPAPVPYPAPLTVLNDPYADADGDGMTDTAELAKGRNPSNAVDMSFEFNTDGDFEGWDGKILIGDEDYVTNAAVTGGMLVGENIDGNRGQFEHYDFSFSGSEVSNLLMRVGSPVASGLVFRWATAAQNVFAQDRTLLASYETGETNVIVIPVGVHTQWTGQVITQMRLNPANVPAPFAVDWIRASDGDYDDDGVSDSDEDIAGSDPTLSSDFFKIQNNPFVLTETVQVQFSCRADRTYTLLYSADLISNGWIAVDSFTAPEDAHCSVVHTNCENSGFYKVEVSY; encoded by the coding sequence ATGAAGTTGATTGTCGAGATTCTGGTGTTGCTGCTGTGTATGAGCGCTTTGGGCGCAAACTATGTGTATCAGGGAAACGGCAGCGACCCGGACAACTGGTTTGATGATGCCAACTGGAGTGAAGCCGGAGGAGTAACCAACTGGCCTGCGGCGGGTGACAATGCTTTGTTTACATCTGAACTCGGGATGACTGTTTCGCAGGCAGTACCTTCGTTCAATCAACTACAGCCCGGACGCGGCGCAACCAATACAGTGACGGTTGCGGCAGGCGGCGTGATGACGAATCTTAACCAGACGGTGGTTGGTATTCTTGATAACGGCGAAGGTCATCTGATTGTTGACGGCGGGACGCTGGTGACAAAGGCGCTGCGGTTGAATGTGTTTGACGCTAATACCAGCGTTTTGAGCCCGGAAACTTCTTTTGAGCTCAAAGCCGGAGCGGTTCATGTCAATGCTTCATTTGGTGGAGTGAATGCAGGAGATGTCGATTTTGGATTGAATGAGTCCGCCACGATGAAAATTTCCGGCGGGGCTCTGACTGTCGATAATAATCTGGATTTTACAGCAGGGCTGCTGGAGATCACCGGAACAGCGGGGTCCGTGAATATCGGAAACAGCCTGAACCTTGGAACCGGAGCGGGCAGTAAAACAGAACTTGCGTTTGTGTTGGGCGTTACGGGTGGTGTCACAACAGTTTTCGCCGGCAGTTTTGCTTTGCAGGGAGTGTCCACGATTAAGGTGGATGGGCGTTTTGCGGTTGGGCAGGGAGCTCAGAACCTCATTTTGATCGATCTGCAGAGCGACACGTTTGAGGCCGCAGAGTTTGCGGTGCTGTCAAATAACTTTTCGATGGCCGGGATGACGGGCGGAGAGCTGTCTCTGAGCGCCGATGGCTCACAGCTGCTGTTCAGCGGTGCACCGTCGGAGCAGCGTCCGAATATCATTATTATCTACACGGATGATCACGGTTTCACGGATCTGGGTGCTCATGGTATTGATGATAATGTGCAGACGCCGGTGCTTGATTCGCTGGTGACCGGTGGAGCACTGATGGCGAACGGATATTCCACGGCTCCTCAGTGTGTGCCGTCGCGCGCCGGTTTAATGAGCGGGCGCATCCAAAACACCTTCGGCACTCGCCAGAATGGCGATATCTGGGGTCCGCATCCTGTTCCGTTAGATGTGCCAACCATTGCCGAGCGACTGGTGGAACTTGGAACCTATCGCACCGGTATGGTCGGCAAGTGGCATCTGGAACCGCCGCCGGATACGGTGGCCGGTGTGGACTATCCCGGTGTGAAGGATGACTACTGGCCCGAAAACCGCGGGTTCCAGGGATACTTTCGCAACCCGGTCAGTCCGTATACCGCCAACTTTGATTTGTCTGGAAACACACTCGACCCGGCGCAGTCCATTGCTGATGCCCGCAACCGTGTGATCGTTCAGGGAGAAGCCGCTGAGACGTTTATTGAGCGTAATCAGAGCGAGCCGTTTTTCTTATACCTTGCGCTGTTTGGTCCGCACTTGCCGCGGATGAGTAAAACCGATTCCTACTATCTGAATTTTCCGGAGCTGGATTATCCGCACTACAGTGCGGAGATGGACGATATTCGTCGTCTGGGACTGGGGTTGGTCTGGGCGATTGATGATGCGGTCGGCGGTGTGATGCAGAAGCTTCGCGATTTGGAGTTGGAGGAAAATACGCTGATCTTTTTTGCGGGAGATAACGGCGCGCAGCCCAAATTCTGGGATGGGGTTCCCGGATCCACTACGCTCGGAATGTGGACCGGCAATGAAAACATTCCGCTGCGCGGCGAGAAAGGAAGCCTTTGGGAAGGCGGCGTTAAGGTGCCGATGTTTGCCTACTGGAAAAATCATATTCCGGGCGGACAGGTGATCGGCGAGCCGGTCTGGACGCTCGATTTCACAGCCACGGTTCTAAAGCTGGCCGGCGGGTCTGTTCCCGCGGAATTTGACGGAGTGGATATTCTTCCGCGCCTGACCGGTGAGACAAATACGATTGTCCGGACCAAAGAACTCTTCTGGGACTGGGGGCAGGAAATCGCTTTGCGCGACGGCGACTGGAAGATTCATCGTATTGGAGGGCGCAAAGCGCTGTTCAACCTGACCGATGACCCGTATGAACTTTTCGATCTGCAATACGACGAGCCTGAAAAATTCGCGGAGATGGAGGTAAAGCTCATGGCTCGCTATCATGCGCTGCCTGCCGACGGACAGTCACCGTTGAGTGATGATACGCCGGACTGGTATGAACTGGGTGCTCCGACCAACTACACTGCGGACCCGCGTTTTCTGGTTCCTTACACCAGTCCGGCTCCGGTTCCATATCCGGCACCGCTGACTGTGCTGAACGATCCGTATGCTGATGCGGACGGCGACGGCATGACAGACACCGCCGAACTGGCCAAAGGGCGCAATCCATCCAATGCAGTAGACATGTCGTTTGAGTTTAATACGGACGGTGATTTTGAAGGATGGGACGGGAAAATTCTTATCGGAGATGAGGATTATGTGACCAATGCGGCAGTGACGGGTGGAATGCTCGTTGGAGAAAACATCGACGGGAATCGCGGGCAGTTTGAGCATTACGATTTTTCGTTTTCCGGAAGTGAGGTTTCCAATCTGCTGATGCGCGTCGGTTCGCCTGTTGCGAGCGGGCTGGTGTTTCGCTGGGCAACGGCGGCTCAGAATGTCTTTGCGCAGGATAGAACACTGCTGGCGTCCTATGAGACTGGTGAAACAAATGTCATTGTGATTCCTGTTGGTGTGCATACGCAGTGGACAGGGCAGGTGATTACCCAGATGCGTTTGAATCCCGCCAATGTGCCGGCGCCGTTTGCGGTAGACTGGATTCGTGCCTCAGATGGCGATTATGACGACGACGGGGTTTCGGATTCTGATGAAGATATAGCAGGCAGTGATCCGACTCTGAGCAGTGATTTTTTCAAGATTCAAAACAATCCGTTTGTTTTAACAGAAACAGTTCAGGTTCAGTTTAGCTGCCGAGCAGATCGGACTTATACGCTGCTGTATTCCGCGGACTTGATTTCCAATGGCTGGATTGCGGTAGATTCATTTACCGCGCCGGAAGATGCACACTGTTCTGTTGTTCATACAAACTGCGAAAACAGCGGCTTCTATAAAGTAGAGGTTTCTTACTGA
- a CDS encoding glycosyl hydrolase family 2 protein has product MDIDKFKNPGIEWRGKPFWSWNGKLDKDELLRQIDIMKEMGMGGFFMHSRTGLETEYLGDEWFELINACADYAESIGLEAWLYDEDRWPSGLAGGIVSRHPEFRQKAILLEIDPVDDGKDVIAEFFCDLDGVVCTNLGSGKQTLRFSVIEQGASGFYNGYTYIDTMNRAATEAFLKSTHEKYAAKCGGRLGKSIKGIFTDEPHRGALLDGFSMYRDDGAFCAPYTPVLFEEFEKRFGYDLKQKLPELFLQVDGKRISQVKWHYVELLQQLFLENFAIPCKEWCDKHRLSLTGHVLHEDNLTAQTAMSGSVMRYYEHMTAPGVDVLGEHNKNYWIVKQLSSAARQAGKKQLLSELYGCTGWQMPFAGHKAVGDWQALLGINFRCHHLSWYTMRGEAKRDYPASILHQSAWHKEYSHVEDYFSRFGLMMAQGKPACDLLVLNPVETFWAQVHLGWSKGLGLQDEHLKTLEDKYRKLFTWLLESQVDFDYGDEEMISRLGNVENGMLKVGCATYKTVLISGMETIRSSTLRLLEQFAAAGGKVVVAGNAPEFIDASSSSEFPVSSFESVAFSKDAVLSVVPERQAVVDAPDIFGQLRVTDDGLIFAALNVDRDERRKNVNVRIKTNLPVAEFNCETGEVKRVQELPASNGWKTFKTGFPKGGQRLWVASEKFLSLVPVDRVTSSGEGKVLDGPFEFKLSEPNVCVLDSAGYRIDRGDWQPEKDVLKIDRQIRKEHGVLRRGGEMLQPWFTATQPIKELCDIELRYSFEIQTMPQWIDLVIEEPENFTVTLNGNLLDLSQTERWIDIAFHRVRIPDGFANIGNNEIVLKTPYRENSNLEAVYLLGEFGVQLSGAVRNIVPMPETLEMGDICEQGFPFYSGAISYHIPVPENARKICLPEIGGACVRVNGQILGWDPFEAEVDGELAEVDVVLSRRNTFGPLHDTERVRPWNGPDHWLTEGAEYSDAPLLIPSGLLKAVSW; this is encoded by the coding sequence ATGGATATAGACAAGTTTAAGAATCCCGGCATTGAGTGGAGAGGCAAGCCGTTCTGGAGCTGGAACGGGAAACTCGACAAAGATGAATTGCTGCGCCAGATCGACATCATGAAAGAGATGGGCATGGGCGGCTTCTTTATGCACAGCCGCACCGGTCTCGAAACCGAATACCTCGGCGATGAATGGTTCGAACTCATCAACGCCTGCGCCGATTACGCCGAATCGATTGGTCTCGAAGCCTGGCTCTACGACGAAGACCGCTGGCCCTCCGGTCTCGCCGGAGGGATCGTCTCCAGGCATCCGGAGTTCCGCCAGAAAGCCATCCTTCTTGAAATCGACCCGGTCGACGATGGTAAAGACGTCATTGCCGAATTTTTCTGTGATCTCGATGGTGTGGTTTGCACAAACCTCGGCTCAGGGAAGCAGACGCTTCGTTTTTCTGTGATTGAGCAGGGCGCCAGCGGTTTTTATAACGGCTACACCTATATCGATACGATGAACCGTGCTGCGACCGAGGCGTTCCTGAAATCGACGCACGAAAAGTATGCCGCCAAGTGCGGCGGGCGCCTCGGAAAATCCATCAAAGGCATCTTCACCGATGAGCCGCATCGCGGTGCACTGCTCGACGGCTTTTCCATGTACCGTGACGATGGGGCATTTTGCGCACCGTACACACCGGTACTCTTTGAAGAGTTCGAAAAACGCTTCGGGTACGACCTGAAGCAAAAACTGCCGGAGCTTTTCCTGCAGGTGGATGGAAAACGCATATCGCAGGTTAAATGGCATTATGTAGAGTTGCTCCAACAGCTCTTCCTCGAAAACTTTGCGATTCCCTGCAAAGAGTGGTGCGACAAACATCGTTTGAGTCTTACGGGACATGTGCTCCATGAGGATAATTTAACTGCGCAGACCGCTATGTCCGGTTCCGTTATGCGTTACTATGAACATATGACCGCGCCGGGAGTTGATGTTCTAGGAGAACACAACAAGAACTACTGGATTGTCAAACAGCTCTCTTCTGCTGCCCGCCAAGCCGGGAAAAAACAGCTTCTCTCTGAACTTTACGGCTGTACCGGGTGGCAGATGCCGTTTGCCGGGCATAAGGCAGTCGGCGACTGGCAGGCTCTGCTCGGTATCAACTTCCGCTGTCACCACCTTTCATGGTACACCATGCGCGGCGAAGCCAAACGTGATTATCCCGCCAGCATCCTGCATCAGTCCGCGTGGCACAAAGAGTACAGCCATGTTGAAGACTACTTTTCCCGTTTCGGTCTCATGATGGCGCAAGGAAAACCTGCCTGTGATCTGTTGGTGCTTAATCCGGTCGAAACCTTTTGGGCGCAGGTTCATCTAGGCTGGTCAAAAGGGCTCGGGTTGCAGGATGAACACCTCAAAACGCTCGAAGACAAATACCGGAAACTCTTCACCTGGCTGCTCGAATCCCAAGTCGACTTTGACTACGGCGACGAAGAGATGATTAGCCGATTGGGCAATGTGGAAAACGGGATGTTAAAGGTGGGCTGTGCAACATACAAAACCGTCCTTATCTCCGGCATGGAAACGATCCGGTCGTCTACGCTCAGACTGCTTGAACAGTTTGCTGCAGCCGGCGGGAAAGTGGTTGTGGCAGGCAATGCTCCTGAATTTATTGATGCTTCTTCAAGTTCCGAGTTTCCAGTTTCCAGTTTCGAAAGTGTAGCGTTCTCCAAAGACGCAGTTCTTTCTGTCGTCCCGGAACGTCAGGCCGTTGTGGATGCTCCTGATATTTTCGGTCAGCTCCGCGTTACGGATGATGGATTGATCTTCGCCGCACTTAATGTTGATCGGGATGAACGTCGAAAAAACGTTAACGTGCGCATCAAGACGAATCTGCCGGTTGCGGAGTTCAATTGCGAAACCGGAGAGGTGAAACGAGTGCAGGAACTGCCTGCTTCCAACGGTTGGAAAACCTTTAAAACCGGGTTCCCCAAGGGTGGACAAAGGTTGTGGGTTGCTTCCGAAAAGTTCCTGTCTTTGGTCCCTGTAGACCGGGTGACCTCATCCGGCGAAGGGAAAGTACTCGACGGTCCCTTCGAGTTCAAACTGTCCGAACCGAATGTCTGCGTGCTCGACTCTGCCGGTTACCGCATCGACCGCGGCGACTGGCAGCCCGAAAAAGACGTCTTGAAAATCGATCGGCAGATTCGGAAAGAACACGGTGTGCTGCGCCGAGGCGGCGAAATGCTTCAGCCGTGGTTCACGGCCACACAGCCGATTAAAGAGCTTTGTGATATCGAACTGCGGTACTCTTTTGAAATTCAAACCATGCCTCAATGGATTGATCTTGTCATTGAGGAGCCGGAAAACTTCACCGTTACACTCAACGGAAATTTACTGGATCTCTCTCAGACTGAGCGCTGGATTGATATTGCATTTCATCGCGTCCGCATTCCGGACGGGTTTGCAAATATTGGAAACAACGAAATCGTCCTGAAAACACCTTACCGGGAAAACAGCAATCTCGAAGCCGTTTACCTGCTGGGCGAGTTCGGGGTTCAGCTGAGCGGTGCGGTCCGGAATATTGTTCCGATGCCCGAAACACTTGAGATGGGCGATATTTGTGAGCAGGGGTTCCCGTTCTATTCCGGCGCGATCAGCTATCATATTCCTGTCCCGGAAAACGCGCGGAAAATCTGCCTGCCGGAAATCGGAGGTGCCTGTGTCCGGGTCAACGGTCAGATTCTCGGCTGGGACCCGTTTGAGGCCGAAGTTGACGGTGAGCTGGCCGAGGTTGACGTTGTATTGAGCCGTCGCAATACCTTTGGTCCGCTGCACGACACGGAGCGGGTTCGCCCGTGGAACGGCCCGGATCACTGGTTGACCGAGGGGGCTGAATATTCAGATGCGCCGCTGCTGATCCCGTCCGGACTGCTGAAGGCTGTGTCATGGTAG
- a CDS encoding FAD:protein FMN transferase: protein MNKKLFAVFLCVAVAGGGLLWKNRQTVTNPSWAQPTMGTMAHITLSGSISKKMLGTLRDAIDATLEDVNRTMSTWQADTEISQFNRFQGLENVEISPEFAEVAQAALEFSKATDGAFDPTVKPLIDYWGFGPEERTTPLEEIRQAVGWQKVHLGSATIRKDRPSLQLDFSAIAKGYGVDRVAGVIAQIRNNFLVEIGGEIVASGTNPKGLPWKVGIENPDPTAAFGESILQILELSGRAMATSGDYRNFQIRADSTRYSHIIDPKSGTPAESDIAAVSVLAKRCMDADAVATALFVMGSEKSFQWLETHPGFDAFFILHDPKTPGFASRATPGFPKE, encoded by the coding sequence ATGAACAAAAAACTCTTTGCTGTGTTTCTTTGCGTGGCAGTCGCCGGCGGCGGTCTGCTCTGGAAAAACCGACAAACCGTGACCAATCCATCGTGGGCGCAGCCGACGATGGGAACGATGGCGCATATTACGCTCAGCGGATCGATCTCTAAAAAAATGCTGGGAACACTGCGCGATGCGATTGATGCAACCTTGGAGGATGTAAACCGCACAATGTCGACCTGGCAGGCCGACACGGAAATTTCGCAGTTCAACCGTTTCCAAGGTTTGGAAAACGTCGAGATTTCGCCCGAGTTCGCCGAAGTCGCTCAAGCCGCTCTCGAATTCAGCAAAGCAACTGACGGGGCGTTTGACCCGACGGTCAAGCCTCTGATCGACTACTGGGGCTTCGGGCCTGAAGAGCGCACAACACCATTGGAAGAAATCAGACAGGCGGTTGGCTGGCAGAAAGTACATCTCGGAAGTGCCACTATCCGCAAAGACCGACCTTCCCTTCAGCTCGATTTTTCAGCCATCGCCAAAGGATATGGCGTAGACCGTGTGGCGGGAGTGATCGCCCAGATACGAAACAATTTCCTTGTAGAAATCGGCGGAGAAATTGTCGCCAGCGGAACAAACCCAAAGGGCCTTCCCTGGAAAGTCGGGATTGAAAATCCAGATCCGACCGCCGCATTCGGCGAATCGATTCTCCAAATCCTGGAACTTTCGGGCCGCGCAATGGCCACGTCCGGCGACTACCGCAACTTTCAGATACGCGCCGACAGCACGCGCTATTCACACATTATTGATCCCAAAAGCGGAACCCCGGCAGAGTCGGATATTGCCGCGGTTTCCGTTCTGGCGAAACGCTGTATGGACGCCGATGCCGTTGCTACCGCCTTGTTTGTAATGGGCTCTGAAAAAAGTTTCCAATGGCTGGAAACCCATCCGGGGTTCGACGCATTTTTTATCCTGCACGATCCGAAGACCCCCGGCTTTGCCTCAAGAGCAACGCCGGGATTCCCCAAAGAGTAG
- the argB gene encoding acetylglutamate kinase, translated as MQRMIEKAGVLVEALPYIQKFRGETVVVKFGGSIMESEIGYRNILKDVAFMECVGLRPVLVHGGGKAVSKQMREAHIQSDFVHGLRVTDEQSIGIVESVLNGNVNPHLVDILLENGGKARGIHGEDIIQVKKHSGIDPETGAAIDWGYVGKVTRVDIEPITAFLNADIIPVITPLGRGEDGHLYNINADEVANAVAQALKARKLVFLSDVPGLLKDPEDTSSLITSLRTGEVEDLIERGIIAGGMLPKIKGAVEALKAGVTKVHLIDSAQPHSLLLELFTDTGVGTEIVH; from the coding sequence ATGCAGCGAATGATTGAAAAAGCGGGCGTTCTGGTCGAAGCCCTTCCCTACATCCAGAAATTCCGCGGAGAAACTGTCGTTGTTAAATTCGGCGGAAGCATCATGGAAAGCGAAATCGGCTATCGCAACATTCTCAAAGACGTGGCCTTCATGGAATGCGTCGGCCTTCGTCCCGTACTGGTACACGGCGGAGGGAAAGCCGTTTCCAAGCAAATGCGCGAAGCACACATTCAGTCTGATTTTGTCCATGGACTGCGTGTTACCGACGAACAATCCATTGGAATTGTTGAAAGCGTTCTGAACGGAAACGTCAATCCGCACCTCGTCGATATCCTGCTCGAAAACGGCGGCAAAGCACGCGGCATCCACGGAGAAGATATCATTCAGGTAAAAAAGCACTCAGGAATCGATCCTGAAACAGGAGCAGCCATCGACTGGGGCTATGTCGGAAAAGTAACCCGTGTCGATATCGAACCGATCACCGCATTCCTGAACGCCGACATCATTCCGGTCATCACCCCGCTCGGACGCGGCGAAGACGGCCACCTCTACAACATCAACGCCGACGAAGTCGCCAATGCTGTTGCACAGGCATTAAAGGCCCGCAAACTCGTTTTCCTCAGCGATGTTCCCGGACTGCTTAAAGATCCGGAAGACACCTCGTCGCTCATCACCAGCCTGCGGACCGGAGAAGTGGAAGATCTGATTGAACGCGGCATCATTGCCGGCGGCATGCTGCCAAAAATTAAAGGTGCAGTCGAAGCGCTCAAAGCGGGTGTCACCAAAGTCCACCTGATCGATTCTGCCCAGCCGCATTCCCTTTTACTTGAACTGTTTACAGACACAGGGGTCGGCACGGAAATCGTGCACTAA
- the argJ gene encoding bifunctional glutamate N-acetyltransferase/amino-acid acetyltransferase ArgJ produces the protein MKKLILPNGFMASGIAAGIKPKKKKDMALIVSETPAVSAAVFTTNQVKAAPVKWDIQVVEQKAGARAIVMNSGNANACTGLRGSGDTATMAMRTAEKIHAKPEQIFVCSTGTIGKPMPMEKVSPGIETLIAKLSPDGGKNAAEAMMTTDLVPKSLTVEIEIDGKPVRVTGLAKGSGMIEPNMATMLAFILTDANVEKHALQCALRAATDTTFNRISVDGDQSTNDSVIALANGMADNEVLTYQSEDWSLFFQTLEKLMLELAMMIVRDGEGATKMVTIKVIGGASNGEADEAARAVANSMLNKTAWAGKRPNWGRIMDAIGYSHAQVQEDRVDITYDDVPLVRGGMAYAEASVEDAVKVLSKDEFTIHINLNLGCGEAVVYTCDCTEQYVRINVE, from the coding sequence ATGAAAAAGCTGATTCTTCCCAACGGTTTTATGGCGTCCGGCATTGCCGCCGGGATCAAACCCAAAAAGAAAAAAGACATGGCTCTGATTGTATCAGAAACCCCGGCAGTCAGTGCCGCGGTGTTCACCACCAATCAGGTCAAAGCTGCTCCGGTTAAGTGGGACATTCAGGTTGTGGAGCAGAAAGCCGGCGCCCGCGCCATTGTCATGAACAGCGGTAATGCAAATGCCTGTACCGGCCTGCGCGGCTCGGGAGACACCGCCACCATGGCCATGAGAACGGCTGAAAAAATCCATGCCAAACCAGAGCAGATTTTTGTCTGTTCGACCGGAACCATCGGCAAACCCATGCCGATGGAAAAAGTCAGCCCGGGAATCGAAACGCTGATTGCAAAACTCTCTCCGGACGGGGGAAAGAATGCCGCCGAGGCCATGATGACCACCGATCTGGTCCCCAAAAGCCTCACCGTTGAAATTGAAATCGATGGAAAACCGGTTCGCGTAACCGGCCTGGCCAAAGGATCCGGTATGATTGAACCGAATATGGCCACCATGCTCGCGTTTATCCTGACGGATGCCAACGTCGAAAAACACGCACTGCAATGCGCCCTGCGCGCTGCAACAGACACCACCTTCAATCGAATTTCTGTCGACGGAGACCAAAGCACCAACGACAGCGTGATTGCTCTGGCAAACGGCATGGCCGACAACGAAGTACTGACCTATCAGTCCGAAGACTGGAGTCTGTTTTTCCAAACCCTGGAAAAACTCATGCTTGAACTTGCCATGATGATTGTGCGCGACGGTGAAGGGGCCACAAAAATGGTCACGATCAAAGTAATCGGCGGCGCCTCCAACGGCGAAGCTGACGAAGCAGCACGCGCTGTCGCCAACTCCATGCTCAACAAAACCGCGTGGGCGGGCAAACGCCCCAACTGGGGCCGAATCATGGACGCCATCGGCTATTCTCATGCTCAGGTTCAGGAAGATCGTGTGGATATCACCTATGATGATGTTCCGCTGGTTCGCGGCGGAATGGCCTACGCGGAAGCGTCGGTCGAAGATGCCGTTAAGGTGCTTTCGAAAGATGAATTCACGATTCACATCAACCTGAACCTTGGCTGCGGCGAAGCAGTGGTCTACACATGCGACTGCACGGAGCAGTACGTACGCATTAACGTTGAATAA
- the rpsI gene encoding 30S ribosomal protein S9, with protein MAIAKKIDEFAATGRRKTSVARVRLVKGAGTITVNGQDVKEYFDTKDMIDTVSRPLVLTDRAGQYDLKISVKGGGKVGQSGAIAHGLSRALVIAEEDLKGTLKKAGLLTRDARMKERKKAGQPGARKKFQFSKR; from the coding sequence ATGGCAATCGCAAAAAAAATTGATGAATTTGCAGCAACCGGCCGGCGCAAAACCTCTGTGGCCCGTGTCCGCCTTGTAAAAGGCGCCGGAACTATCACTGTGAACGGTCAGGATGTTAAAGAGTACTTTGACACCAAAGATATGATCGACACCGTCAGCCGTCCGCTGGTACTCACCGACCGCGCCGGTCAGTACGACCTCAAAATTTCTGTTAAAGGCGGCGGAAAAGTCGGCCAGTCCGGAGCAATCGCCCACGGCCTTTCCCGCGCTCTGGTTATCGCGGAAGAAGACCTGAAAGGCACCTTGAAAAAGGCCGGTCTTCTCACCCGTGACGCCCGCATGAAAGAACGCAAAAAAGCCGGTCAGCCCGGTGCCCGCAAGAAGTTCCAGTTCTCCAAACGTTAA
- the rplM gene encoding 50S ribosomal protein L13, with translation MKTFVAKKEDVTREWFVVDAAGKSTGRLAVFIADILRGRNKPTYTPHVDTGAFVVVVNAEKIKLTGNKEEDKIYQDFSGYPSGLKQRNAATIREKNPERIITQAVEGMLPKNRLSRQTMTRLKVYVGPDHPHAAQNVQTLEFNG, from the coding sequence ATGAAGACATTTGTAGCAAAAAAAGAAGACGTGACACGCGAGTGGTTTGTAGTGGACGCAGCAGGGAAATCAACCGGCCGCCTGGCTGTTTTTATCGCCGACATCCTGCGCGGTCGTAATAAACCCACCTACACACCGCATGTAGACACCGGCGCCTTCGTCGTTGTGGTCAATGCTGAAAAAATCAAACTGACCGGTAACAAAGAAGAAGACAAAATCTATCAGGACTTCAGCGGATACCCGAGCGGACTGAAACAACGCAACGCCGCAACCATCCGCGAAAAAAACCCGGAACGGATTATCACTCAGGCTGTCGAAGGTATGCTCCCGAAAAACCGTCTGAGCCGCCAGACCATGACCCGCTTGAAAGTCTATGTCGGCCCGGATCATCCGCACGCCGCACAGAATGTGCAGACTCTTGAATTCAACGGCTAA
- a CDS encoding GGDEF domain-containing protein, translating into MIDPLQRRLEEIGAPADVKALAAELAEQALRDPLTGLYNRRFFDEALAQNTEAARRYERDLSLVLFDLDLLKELNDTAGHEAGDLALKTFASVLSETVRAADIVCRIGGDEFAVILPETGFSRVRNFTDRFFQCLESYQSVCSYDWKLSASYGASALPSENLLADADAELIQVKSSERFLKKLIAYQITHI; encoded by the coding sequence ATGATTGACCCTCTTCAGAGACGCCTGGAGGAAATCGGCGCACCCGCCGATGTGAAGGCGCTGGCCGCCGAACTGGCGGAGCAGGCGCTGCGCGATCCGCTCACCGGACTCTACAACCGCCGATTCTTTGATGAGGCCCTCGCTCAGAACACCGAAGCCGCCCGCCGTTATGAACGGGATCTCAGCCTGGTTCTCTTTGATCTCGATCTCCTGAAAGAACTGAACGACACCGCCGGTCACGAAGCAGGGGATCTGGCGCTCAAAACATTTGCTTCGGTTCTGTCCGAAACCGTCCGCGCCGCTGATATCGTCTGCCGTATCGGTGGAGACGAGTTCGCGGTCATTCTGCCTGAAACAGGTTTTTCCAGGGTTCGGAACTTTACGGATCGTTTTTTTCAATGTTTGGAATCTTACCAGTCGGTTTGTTCCTATGATTGGAAACTGTCGGCGTCGTACGGCGCTTCGGCGCTTCCCTCGGAAAATCTGCTGGCCGACGCCGACGCGGAGCTGATCCAGGTCAAATCTTCTGAAAGATTTCTTAAAAAGCTAATTGCATATCAGATTACTCACATTTAG